A stretch of [Clostridium] scindens DNA encodes these proteins:
- a CDS encoding DUF2975 domain-containing protein, with translation MSEEEIRMDCEKTEKKEFSRGFRILLYFAIANTGFAGLSAIYYIPWALRNHGWEMDGMTYFCWNCMFYVIMLFCFIILVKIAVSKRPFSGALVTLFYGVGLLFITGSAIFPSLPGYTRPHMLSGVEGGFYIDMIPFMAGLVLVLFGRILRYGFEYQKEMDSIL, from the coding sequence ATGTCAGAGGAAGAGATTCGGATGGATTGCGAAAAGACAGAAAAAAAGGAATTTTCAAGAGGATTTCGAATATTGCTGTACTTTGCTATAGCAAATACGGGATTTGCAGGACTTAGTGCAATATATTATATACCTTGGGCGCTGAGAAATCATGGATGGGAGATGGATGGGATGACATATTTTTGCTGGAACTGCATGTTCTATGTGATTATGCTGTTCTGCTTTATTATTTTAGTGAAAATTGCCGTTTCCAAGAGACCATTCTCTGGCGCGCTGGTAACGCTTTTTTACGGAGTAGGCCTGCTGTTTATCACCGGATCTGCCATATTTCCAAGTTTGCCGGGGTATACGCGGCCGCATATGCTCTCGGGGGTTGAAGGAGGATTTTATATCGATATGATTCCGTTTATGGCGGGTCTGGTATTAGTCCTCTTCGGAAGAATTCTGCGGTATGGATTCGAGTATCAAAAAGAGATGGATTCTATTCTGTAG
- a CDS encoding helix-turn-helix domain-containing protein, whose translation MAIILRLDRVMADRKMSLNELSKEVGISNVNLSNLKTGKVKAIRFSTLESICDVLDCQPGDILEYRRET comes from the coding sequence ATGGCAATTATACTAAGACTTGACCGGGTGATGGCGGACCGCAAGATGTCACTGAATGAATTATCAAAGGAAGTGGGAATATCCAATGTAAATCTTTCAAACCTAAAGACAGGAAAGGTAAAAGCAATTCGGTTTTCTACTTTGGAGTCTATCTGCGATGTGCTGGACTGCCAGCCGGGAGACATATTGGAGTATCGTCGGGAAACTTAA
- a CDS encoding DUF2089 domain-containing protein, producing MRKVISRCPVCGGELKVTRLKCEECETVIENDFVLSKFDYLSGEELYFTETFIRCRGNIKEVEKELKISYPTVRAKLDAIIKKLGYEDEARQDEEMMKREAVLKALEQGEITAEEAIRQLK from the coding sequence ATGAGAAAAGTAATCAGCCGGTGTCCTGTGTGTGGAGGAGAACTGAAAGTAACCCGTTTAAAATGCGAGGAATGCGAAACGGTGATTGAGAATGACTTTGTGCTGAGCAAGTTCGATTACTTGTCTGGAGAGGAACTTTATTTTACAGAGACCTTTATCCGGTGCAGGGGCAATATCAAGGAAGTTGAGAAAGAACTAAAGATATCCTATCCTACTGTTCGGGCGAAACTGGATGCCATAATCAAGAAACTGGGATATGAAGATGAGGCAAGGCAGGACGAAGAGATGATGAAGCGCGAGGCTGTGCTTAAGGCGCTTGAACAAGGGGAGATTACAGCGGAAGAAGCAATCAGGCAATTAAAATAA
- a CDS encoding SHOCT-like domain-containing protein has protein sequence MDERLRILKMVEDGTITAEQAAELMKAMGVEEESQVPAKSQAGYDKKMFRIIVDSVDGDKVNVQFPVGAIKKILKVTGKLPIADKDLQGVDLEQMMEAISECLDEEIEGDFVNVNAADGTTVRVYVGI, from the coding sequence ATGGATGAGAGACTCAGAATATTAAAAATGGTGGAAGATGGGACTATTACGGCAGAGCAGGCAGCCGAGCTTATGAAGGCAATGGGCGTGGAAGAAGAAAGCCAGGTTCCGGCAAAGTCCCAAGCCGGCTATGATAAGAAGATGTTCCGAATCATCGTAGACAGTGTGGATGGCGATAAAGTAAATGTCCAGTTTCCGGTGGGCGCTATCAAGAAGATCCTGAAAGTGACAGGCAAACTTCCCATTGCGGATAAAGATCTGCAGGGAGTGGATCTGGAGCAGATGATGGAGGCCATCTCGGAATGCCTGGATGAAGAGATCGAAGGCGATTTTGTCAACGTCAATGCGGCGGACGGTACTACTGTAAGAGTATATGTAGGGATATAA
- a CDS encoding VanZ family protein, with amino-acid sequence MLNVFTLYSLASMLLPCMVYQLIVIVKARRNGQRCQAVHVIWIYIFLIYIWMVFQVTGIGLLGDILRTDTDLILGGVNFVPFDSIGIGYILNIIMCMPLGFLLPLIWEDCRKLGKTVLIGAGFSLLIEITQLFNYRATDIDDLTANTLGVLLGYFIWKIFVRLFGTRLKAKAIGRQEAIIYILLSVAGTFLLYNPYLLF; translated from the coding sequence ATGCTGAATGTATTTACGCTTTATAGTCTGGCAAGCATGCTCCTTCCCTGCATGGTCTATCAGCTTATTGTGATAGTCAAGGCGCGCAGGAACGGGCAGAGATGCCAGGCTGTACATGTTATCTGGATCTATATTTTCCTGATATATATCTGGATGGTATTCCAGGTGACGGGGATCGGGCTTCTGGGAGATATACTAAGAACGGATACGGATCTTATTCTTGGGGGAGTGAATTTTGTTCCTTTTGATTCCATTGGGATTGGCTATATCTTAAACATTATTATGTGCATGCCATTGGGATTTTTGCTTCCATTAATCTGGGAAGATTGCAGGAAATTGGGGAAAACAGTGCTGATAGGAGCGGGATTTTCATTGCTGATTGAGATTACCCAACTCTTTAACTATCGTGCTACGGATATCGACGACCTGACAGCCAACACGCTTGGAGTTTTATTGGGATATTTCATATGGAAGATATTTGTGCGGCTGTTCGGTACCCGGCTGAAAGCGAAAGCCATAGGAAGGCAAGAGGCGATCATCTATATATTGCTGTCGGTGGCAGGAACCTTTTTGCTGTATAATCCTTATTTGTTGTTTTAG
- a CDS encoding MarR family winged helix-turn-helix transcriptional regulator produces the protein MEHILEHQLKELYSLWNGINGLYTKWAQKRGMSYYSVFVLYAIYNSEGKCCPKRICDEWSMPKQTVSSILKKFESEGYIFLVTDEDDRRNKKIILTEKGNRFAGGLLDELYRIESSVIQKIGPADMEEILRGNRLFYEYFQEEID, from the coding sequence ATGGAACATATATTGGAACACCAATTAAAAGAACTCTATTCCCTGTGGAATGGGATCAATGGATTATACACAAAATGGGCCCAAAAAAGGGGAATGTCATACTATTCCGTATTTGTCCTGTACGCAATCTACAATTCAGAAGGCAAATGCTGTCCCAAAAGGATATGCGACGAGTGGTCCATGCCAAAGCAGACCGTCAGCAGCATCTTAAAAAAATTTGAATCAGAGGGTTACATTTTCTTAGTTACAGATGAAGATGACAGGCGGAATAAGAAGATTATATTGACAGAGAAGGGGAATCGGTTTGCGGGAGGTCTGCTGGATGAACTATACCGTATCGAAAGTTCTGTCATCCAGAAGATAGGTCCGGCGGATATGGAGGAGATTCTCCGGGGAAACCGACTGTTTTATGAATATTTTCAGGAGGAAATAGATTAG